A portion of the Paenibacillus hamazuiensis genome contains these proteins:
- a CDS encoding SDR family oxidoreductase, with protein sequence MTKTVLITGCSTGLGNTAARKFAAEGWNVVATMRKPDERLAAENPERIFVTALDVTDPTSIEGAIAAGIARFGRIDAVVNNAGISIVSIFEATPMNVIRGIFETNVFGAMNVIRAITPHFREQGGGTVVNITSNMGFASNPLLAVYVATKHAVEGLSEALMYELESQNISVKIVEPGAMRTTNFSSNTLSATQGIPIPESYKPYFDHMMQSMMSYPFDNADENQVAAQIYAAACDKSDRLRFLAGPDVEQTAKLRWTESEEKYITAMRDLMGHTAWVNNQEK encoded by the coding sequence ATGACAAAAACGGTTTTGATCACCGGGTGTTCGACCGGATTGGGAAATACTGCAGCCAGGAAGTTTGCAGCCGAGGGATGGAATGTCGTGGCAACGATGCGAAAACCGGACGAACGTTTGGCGGCGGAAAATCCCGAGCGGATTTTCGTAACGGCGCTCGATGTTACAGACCCCACCAGCATCGAGGGGGCGATTGCGGCCGGGATCGCCCGATTCGGCCGGATAGACGCCGTTGTGAACAACGCCGGCATCAGCATCGTCTCGATTTTCGAAGCGACACCCATGAATGTCATCCGCGGGATTTTCGAGACCAATGTCTTCGGCGCGATGAACGTCATCAGGGCGATTACGCCGCACTTTCGCGAACAAGGGGGCGGAACCGTCGTGAATATCACTTCGAACATGGGCTTTGCGTCAAACCCGCTTTTGGCGGTGTATGTCGCGACCAAACATGCAGTCGAAGGGCTGTCGGAAGCGTTAATGTACGAGCTTGAATCGCAGAATATTTCCGTAAAAATTGTGGAACCGGGGGCCATGCGAACCACAAACTTCTCGTCGAACACCTTGTCCGCTACTCAAGGCATCCCCATTCCGGAATCGTACAAGCCCTATTTTGATCACATGATGCAATCCATGATGAGTTATCCGTTTGATAATGCGGACGAGAATCAGGTTGCCGCCCAGATTTACGCTGCTGCCTGCGATAAATCCGACCGGCTGCGCTTTCTCGCAGGTCCCGACGTGGAACAAACGGCTAAACTGAGATGGACCGAGTCGGAAGAAAAGTACATCACCGCGATGCGTGACCTGATGGGGCATACGGCATGGGTAAATAATCAGGAAAAGTAA
- a CDS encoding MerR family transcriptional regulator — MAYTVKEISKKTGISPYTLRFYEKEGVLPTVDRDANGVRMFNEHYIDCIEMVQALRSTGLPLTEIKQYVELYKRGESTLQQRKKMLARQKSKVEEQISLLMKTLEKLNYKLALIDVQDNQFERLP, encoded by the coding sequence ATGGCTTATACGGTTAAGGAAATTTCGAAAAAAACGGGCATTTCTCCTTATACACTGCGTTTTTACGAGAAAGAAGGCGTATTGCCGACTGTTGACCGGGATGCGAATGGAGTGCGCATGTTTAATGAGCATTACATCGATTGTATTGAGATGGTGCAAGCCCTGCGTTCAACCGGTTTGCCTTTGACGGAAATCAAACAATATGTGGAGCTTTATAAACGCGGAGAGAGTACGCTGCAGCAAAGAAAAAAGATGCTGGCACGCCAGAAAAGCAAAGTGGAGGAACAAATATCGCTTCTAATGAAAACACTGGAAAAGCTCAATTACAAGTTGGCTTTAATCGATGTCCAAGATAATCAATTTGAGAGGCTGCCCTGA
- a CDS encoding zinc-dependent alcohol dehydrogenase family protein, with product MEAKRVIFDKFGHPRDVLRVERRPVERPREGEILVRMKARPINPSDLIPIRGAYAHRISLPAVPGYEGVGVVVDAGPGVSREMIGRRVLPLRGEGTWQEYVAAPARYAVPIPEAVDDFTAAQLYINPLTAWVVSTETLQLTPGDVLAVNACGSSLGRIFAQLSKLLGFRLIAVTRNGSHTEDLHKLGASHVVDTATTSLYHAVMELTDGLGANAAIDSIGGPDGRALAECVRPHGTLLTLGLLSGVPVDWAEIARRTKINVKLFHLRHWNELVSVPKWHDTFLRILALINGSKLVLGQPGPCFGLQDVREAVSAAESGRAGAGKVFLVG from the coding sequence ATGGAAGCGAAGCGCGTCATTTTTGACAAGTTCGGCCATCCCCGGGACGTGCTGCGTGTGGAACGCAGGCCGGTGGAGCGTCCGCGCGAAGGGGAGATTCTCGTGCGGATGAAAGCGCGTCCGATCAATCCGTCGGACTTGATCCCGATTCGCGGAGCTTACGCCCACCGCATTTCTTTGCCTGCGGTTCCCGGTTACGAAGGGGTAGGCGTGGTGGTGGACGCCGGTCCCGGCGTTTCCCGGGAAATGATCGGCCGGCGCGTGCTGCCTTTGCGGGGGGAAGGCACGTGGCAGGAATACGTTGCCGCCCCGGCGCGATATGCGGTGCCGATTCCCGAAGCCGTCGACGATTTTACTGCGGCACAGCTGTATATCAATCCGCTCACGGCTTGGGTCGTCAGCACGGAAACGCTGCAGTTGACGCCGGGCGACGTGCTCGCCGTGAACGCCTGCGGATCGAGCCTTGGCCGGATTTTCGCGCAACTATCGAAGCTGCTCGGTTTTCGGCTGATCGCGGTGACGAGAAACGGCAGCCATACGGAAGATCTCCATAAGCTCGGCGCTTCGCATGTCGTCGATACGGCGACGACCTCTCTTTATCATGCCGTAATGGAGCTTACGGACGGACTTGGCGCAAACGCGGCGATCGATTCGATAGGCGGTCCGGACGGCCGGGCGCTTGCCGAATGCGTGCGGCCGCATGGGACTCTGCTTACCTTGGGGCTTTTATCCGGAGTTCCCGTCGATTGGGCGGAGATTGCCCGGAGAACGAAGATCAACGTCAAGCTGTTTCATTTGCGGCATTGGAATGAACTGGTCTCCGTGCCAAAATGGCACGATACATTCCTCCGCATACTCGCGCTAATAAACGGCAGCAAGCTGGTGCTTGGGCAGCCGGGTCCGTGCTTCGGGCTTCAGGACGTGCGCGAGGCGGTCAGCGCCGCCGAATCCGGACGTGCGGGTGCAGGGAAAGTTTTTCTTGTCGGTTAA
- a CDS encoding flavodoxin family protein: MKSKTDSRKLLVLVGSPRRQGNSAALAEAVRRGAEEAGASVALRFIDDYISGFLRDCRTCRTPDGTCSIADNFRSLFFDDYLPADGVVFCSPVYWYGLSAQTKSFFDRTFCYYAASYPDSAQVIRRMSGKRIGLVLSSEETYPGASLGIVHQLQEFSRYTHSEFVGVVRGVGNSRGEVARDPAAPVPAAEQLGRDLFARKYTDYRLDTERSGKVWPAD, encoded by the coding sequence ATGAAATCGAAGACAGATTCCCGAAAATTGCTGGTGCTTGTGGGAAGTCCCCGGCGTCAGGGCAATTCCGCCGCCCTGGCCGAGGCCGTTCGGCGCGGTGCGGAGGAAGCCGGAGCTTCAGTGGCGCTGAGGTTCATTGACGATTACATATCGGGTTTTCTGCGCGACTGCCGGACATGCCGGACGCCTGACGGAACATGCTCCATCGCCGACAACTTTCGTTCTTTATTTTTCGACGATTATTTACCCGCTGACGGAGTCGTGTTCTGCTCCCCGGTCTACTGGTACGGCTTGTCCGCCCAAACAAAATCGTTCTTTGACCGCACGTTTTGTTACTATGCCGCTTCCTATCCCGATTCGGCGCAAGTCATCCGGCGCATGTCCGGCAAGCGCATCGGCCTTGTGTTATCTTCCGAGGAGACGTACCCGGGAGCTTCGCTCGGAATCGTCCATCAGCTCCAAGAGTTTTCCCGCTATACTCACTCCGAGTTCGTCGGCGTCGTCCGCGGCGTCGGCAACAGCCGGGGCGAAGTGGCCCGCGACCCGGCTGCCCCCGTGCCGGCTGCAGAGCAGCTCGGCCGCGACCTGTTCGCGCGCAAATATACCGACTATCGCCTGGATACGGAAAGAAGCGGGAAGGTATGGCCGGCGGATTGA
- a CDS encoding LysR family transcriptional regulator: MELTDLKVFVSVAEEGGISRAAEKLEYVQSNVTARIRKLESEIGVALFHRHPKGVALTEKGAQFRDYALTILSLAEEAVRAVQEKPHPSGPLVIGVVETVTCGNFMNALSDFQSSYPEVSLSLVTGTSSELLAMVMDRRLDGAFVTGDIPPAQLIFEYTVKDEIKLLTHEKGGVYPDLSSAKWAVSPKGCPFRKVLEEWLDSEGISLRNVIEIGSLETLMSCVKSGLACTLLPASVLKGEYRSLRAYPIPEPFRFTSTSLVRRSDRFSGKAFAAFAEMVRVNGL, from the coding sequence GTGGAATTGACGGACCTTAAAGTGTTTGTGAGCGTTGCCGAGGAAGGCGGGATTTCCCGTGCGGCGGAGAAGCTGGAGTACGTTCAATCCAACGTGACGGCGCGGATACGCAAGCTGGAGTCGGAAATCGGTGTCGCATTGTTCCATAGACATCCCAAAGGGGTTGCGCTAACGGAAAAAGGAGCCCAGTTTCGCGATTACGCGCTCACGATCCTGAGCCTGGCCGAAGAAGCCGTCAGAGCGGTGCAGGAGAAGCCGCATCCCAGCGGTCCTCTCGTCATCGGAGTGGTCGAAACCGTGACATGCGGCAATTTCATGAACGCGCTGTCGGATTTTCAAAGCAGCTATCCCGAGGTGTCGTTATCCTTGGTAACCGGAACCTCGTCCGAGCTGCTTGCGATGGTGATGGACCGCAGGCTCGACGGTGCTTTCGTGACGGGCGATATTCCGCCCGCACAGCTCATTTTCGAATATACGGTAAAAGATGAAATTAAGCTTTTAACCCACGAAAAGGGTGGCGTTTACCCGGATTTATCGAGCGCGAAATGGGCGGTTTCCCCGAAGGGCTGCCCATTCCGGAAGGTGCTGGAGGAGTGGCTTGACAGCGAAGGAATTTCGCTAAGGAACGTGATTGAAATCGGCTCGCTGGAAACGCTGATGAGCTGTGTCAAGTCGGGGCTTGCCTGCACGCTGCTGCCGGCGTCCGTTCTTAAGGGGGAGTACCGGTCGCTCAGGGCTTACCCGATACCGGAACCGTTCCGCTTCACGAGCACGAGTCTGGTTCGGCGAAGCGACCGGTTTAGCGGCAAAGCGTTTGCGGCGTTCGCCGAAATGGTCCGCGTGAACGGGCTGTAG
- a CDS encoding DUF445 domain-containing protein → MESKNKYIAGISLGVMAAGFAVTLPLPQTGIVPYLQGAFEAGLVGGLADWFAVTALFRHPLGIPVPHTSLLVKNRDKLTKALVSAVETELLNQRSITEKLKGIPIAERMLNWADNQLGTEEAARAITAACSAILQHLPYERLIAVLKQEARGFAEGIDVQALFDRAAQEAIDRGWDRKALDYLLDKAESWIIKPETQQQLGAMALKALGNIQLGGFMGFAMGAFSGFMTEDKLGGIIQSLLLNGTANLRRETSEGRQSLLTEIRSALQNAPQHPELAEGIESLKRMAGEYAENSDLIDSMVMKLKARALHAVEQPEFAGEFAVPFLKRLIASVSSNAEWMDKTESWIKQKLLQIIADNHNKIGVLVKENVDKLDNATLIAMLEDKIGKDLQWIRVNGALCGFLIGLLLTVIKTFAG, encoded by the coding sequence ATGGAGAGCAAAAACAAATATATCGCCGGAATATCGCTGGGAGTGATGGCGGCCGGTTTTGCCGTTACGCTGCCGCTCCCGCAAACCGGCATCGTCCCTTATTTGCAGGGCGCGTTCGAAGCCGGGCTCGTCGGCGGGCTTGCCGACTGGTTCGCCGTTACGGCGCTGTTTCGCCACCCGCTCGGCATACCGGTCCCGCATACGTCGCTTCTCGTTAAGAACCGGGACAAGCTGACCAAAGCGCTTGTTTCCGCCGTGGAAACCGAGCTGCTGAACCAACGCAGCATCACGGAAAAGCTGAAAGGAATTCCGATCGCGGAAAGAATGCTGAACTGGGCCGACAATCAGCTCGGCACGGAGGAAGCGGCTCGCGCCATCACGGCTGCCTGCAGCGCAATTCTGCAGCATTTGCCTTACGAGCGGCTCATTGCCGTCTTGAAACAAGAAGCCCGCGGTTTTGCGGAAGGGATCGACGTTCAGGCGTTATTCGACCGCGCGGCCCAGGAAGCGATTGACCGCGGATGGGACCGCAAGGCGCTCGATTATTTGCTGGACAAGGCCGAATCGTGGATCATCAAGCCGGAGACGCAGCAGCAGCTCGGCGCGATGGCGCTGAAGGCGCTCGGCAACATACAGCTCGGCGGGTTTATGGGGTTTGCCATGGGCGCGTTCAGCGGGTTTATGACTGAGGACAAGCTGGGAGGCATCATTCAGAGCCTGCTGCTGAACGGGACCGCCAATTTGCGCAGAGAAACGTCGGAAGGCCGGCAAAGCCTGCTCACGGAAATCCGCTCCGCCCTGCAAAATGCCCCGCAGCATCCGGAGTTGGCCGAAGGGATTGAAAGCTTGAAGCGGATGGCCGGCGAATACGCCGAAAACAGCGACTTGATCGATTCCATGGTGATGAAGCTGAAGGCGCGCGCGCTGCATGCGGTAGAGCAGCCCGAATTCGCCGGCGAATTCGCCGTGCCGTTTTTGAAACGGCTTATCGCCAGCGTCAGCTCGAACGCCGAGTGGATGGACAAAACGGAAAGCTGGATCAAGCAAAAGCTGCTGCAAATCATCGCCGACAACCACAATAAAATCGGCGTGCTCGTCAAGGAAAACGTCGACAAGCTCGACAACGCCACCTTGATCGCCATGCTGGAGGACAAAATCGGCAAAGATCTGCAGTGGATCCGCGTGAACGGCGCTTTGTGCGGCTTTCTGATCGGCCTGCTGCTGACGGTGATCAAAACGTTCGCAGGCTGA
- a CDS encoding YrzA family protein, with product MGFILDKIDTKIELFEAYDLRTLERKLEEQIDNNKALQLDVHSVQHQVTFDPNAGKMLYTAVVHFKLKEA from the coding sequence ATGGGGTTCATCCTCGATAAAATCGACACGAAAATCGAGCTGTTCGAAGCGTACGATTTGAGGACGCTCGAGAGGAAGCTGGAGGAGCAGATCGACAACAACAAAGCGCTGCAGCTGGACGTCCACTCCGTTCAGCACCAAGTGACGTTTGACCCGAATGCGGGCAAAATGCTGTACACCGCCGTTGTTCATTTTAAGTTAAAGGAAGCTTAG
- a CDS encoding MFS transporter produces the protein MSNGQRGAEAASRTYNRWVVLANVSLGTFMSTLDGSIANVALPTMANELRVPIHWVQWVLTAYLLTICATLPIMGKISDLVGRSKVYNYGFILFAIGSAFCGMSHTLGLLIASRIVQAIGAACLMSNSQAIVADVFSQGDRGRALGIVGTVVSLGSLTGPGIGGILVDRFGWPTIFWINIPIGIIGFVAGWFLLPKDKAREQREPFDFTGSALFIAGMIGFLYTVSNGQDLGWSSPAVLTGLLGSVALLAGFYLWETRVKHPMLDFSLYRIRPFAIGNVTALLSFVAMFFTNVMMPFYMQDVLGFTPERTGYTMMMYPLTMAVIAPFSGWLSDKIGSNALTTAGLIVNAAGFALLNSLSAQESAWVVGAHLAVFGLGSGLFQSPNNSSIMGSVPRPKLGTAGGLNALVRNIGMVLGISFSVSVYTTRLHQLSSGGQGAASDPDVILGALHTVFWTALAVCMLALIVSVRRLRRKRLEQAS, from the coding sequence ATGAGCAACGGACAACGCGGAGCGGAGGCGGCTTCGCGAACTTACAACCGCTGGGTTGTGCTCGCCAATGTTTCGCTCGGCACGTTCATGTCCACTCTCGACGGCAGCATCGCCAACGTGGCGCTGCCGACGATGGCAAACGAGCTGCGCGTGCCGATTCATTGGGTGCAGTGGGTGCTGACCGCCTATTTGCTGACGATTTGCGCAACGCTGCCGATCATGGGCAAAATTTCCGACCTTGTCGGCCGCAGCAAGGTGTACAATTACGGCTTTATTTTATTCGCCATCGGCTCGGCGTTTTGCGGCATGTCGCATACGCTTGGCCTTCTGATCGCTTCGCGGATCGTTCAGGCGATCGGCGCCGCCTGCCTGATGTCCAACAGCCAGGCGATCGTTGCCGACGTATTCTCACAGGGCGACCGCGGCCGCGCTCTCGGCATCGTCGGCACGGTCGTTTCGCTCGGCTCGCTTACGGGGCCGGGCATCGGCGGGATCCTCGTCGACCGGTTCGGATGGCCGACGATTTTCTGGATCAATATCCCGATCGGGATCATCGGCTTCGTTGCGGGATGGTTTTTGCTGCCGAAGGATAAGGCCAGGGAGCAGCGGGAGCCGTTTGACTTCACCGGCTCGGCGCTGTTTATCGCCGGCATGATCGGGTTTCTTTACACCGTATCGAACGGGCAGGACCTCGGCTGGTCGTCCCCGGCTGTCTTGACCGGCCTGCTCGGCTCGGTCGCACTGCTGGCCGGCTTTTACCTGTGGGAAACGAGGGTCAAACATCCGATGCTCGACTTCAGCCTGTACCGCATCCGCCCGTTCGCGATCGGCAATGTGACCGCGCTGCTCAGCTTCGTTGCGATGTTTTTCACCAATGTGATGATGCCTTTCTACATGCAGGACGTGCTCGGATTCACACCCGAGCGAACGGGTTACACGATGATGATGTATCCGCTGACGATGGCCGTGATCGCTCCGTTTTCCGGCTGGCTGTCGGACAAAATCGGCTCGAACGCCCTGACGACTGCGGGACTGATCGTGAACGCCGCCGGCTTTGCGCTGCTGAATTCGCTTTCCGCACAGGAAAGCGCTTGGGTCGTCGGTGCCCACCTCGCCGTGTTCGGGTTAGGCTCCGGGCTGTTCCAATCGCCCAATAATTCAAGCATCATGGGCTCAGTACCGAGGCCCAAGCTTGGCACCGCCGGCGGCCTTAACGCGCTCGTGCGCAACATCGGCATGGTGCTCGGCATATCCTTTTCCGTTTCGGTGTACACCACGAGGCTGCACCAGCTTTCATCGGGCGGCCAAGGGGCGGCAAGCGACCCAGATGTCATCCTCGGCGCGCTGCATACGGTGTTTTGGACGGCGCTGGCCGTCTGCATGCTGGCGCTAATCGTATCCGTCCGGCGCCTTCGCCGAAAAAGGCTGGAGCAGGCTTCCTGA
- a CDS encoding LTA synthase family protein: MERLQSAIRRGSLLALRRLSLFAASLWIVFLVELMSRSGWRETVRWFVLFSPCTIVNGLVVLSFLLLLSAVTGRIRGSFWILSAVFLAAGLVNGIKTNILGVPLSPWDFLLASETKDMTAYVSGLFNIAMITGFIVFIPLSMALLGALGMTRGRLMRKRRAVMALAAIVLMAVVYDDGKLSLQRLIRIQNMVWDPSENVRTNGFLLTTLMNVKFLFLHPPEGYDGSAVSAITASTAPVVPQGDGLRPNIIFVLSESFWDATQIPGVSFSKDPLPFFHALAERFTSGTMQSPQYGGGTANVEFEVLTGNSMRFLPQGSVPYNQYINRNIESLASILARQGYETTAISPFHSWFFNSKKVYEHFGFAKYISQEFFEPDFEGPFMSDRAVAKNIIEATEASPGPDFVFANTMQNHYNYLPGKFKENTISVSGVSGESRGLLETYAQGLLGADDMLRRLVGHYGKKAEPTILVFFGDHLPSLGENYKVYKETGFVQEDDPEFYDKLHRVPLVVWSNYLPQDGRETIRMNTSFLGPYILQLAKRPGNYYTDFLTELWRRAPLLPSESGYAAAGIKEMMKNYEKLQYDTMFGEQFAYGERKDAPPQEPMVLGFGPMRIDGVRTEKIGYQSVLTVTGSNFPYRSVVTIDGKQAQAKWRSAGEIAVVPDGSRPLGAPMNIRVCVKDSRDKTIAESNIYVSSE; encoded by the coding sequence ATGGAACGTTTGCAGTCGGCAATTCGCCGGGGCAGCCTGCTGGCATTAAGGCGGCTGTCCTTGTTTGCGGCCTCATTATGGATTGTCTTTTTGGTGGAGCTTATGAGCAGAAGCGGGTGGCGGGAAACCGTCCGCTGGTTCGTTTTATTTTCCCCTTGCACGATAGTCAACGGACTTGTCGTTCTAAGCTTCCTGCTTCTGCTGTCGGCAGTGACCGGACGCATCCGCGGTTCGTTCTGGATTTTGTCCGCGGTTTTCCTCGCGGCGGGCCTCGTCAACGGGATCAAGACGAACATTTTGGGTGTGCCGTTGTCCCCTTGGGATTTCCTGCTGGCGAGCGAGACGAAAGACATGACGGCGTACGTCTCGGGTTTGTTCAACATCGCGATGATCACCGGGTTCATCGTGTTTATTCCGCTCAGCATGGCGCTGCTGGGCGCGCTCGGCATGACCCGCGGCAGGCTGATGCGGAAGCGCAGGGCGGTCATGGCGCTTGCGGCGATCGTGCTTATGGCCGTCGTATACGATGACGGGAAGCTTTCGTTACAACGGCTGATCCGCATTCAAAATATGGTCTGGGACCCTTCGGAAAACGTGCGGACCAACGGTTTTTTGCTGACGACCTTGATGAACGTCAAGTTTTTGTTTTTGCACCCGCCGGAAGGTTATGACGGCAGCGCCGTTTCGGCGATTACCGCATCGACAGCACCCGTTGTGCCCCAAGGGGACGGTCTGAGGCCAAACATCATCTTTGTGCTCAGCGAATCGTTTTGGGACGCTACCCAAATCCCGGGCGTCTCCTTCAGCAAAGACCCGCTGCCGTTTTTCCATGCGCTGGCGGAGCGCTTTACGTCGGGAACGATGCAGTCTCCGCAGTATGGGGGAGGAACGGCCAACGTCGAGTTTGAGGTGCTTACGGGGAACTCGATGAGATTTTTGCCGCAAGGGTCGGTGCCGTACAATCAATATATCAACCGGAACATCGAGTCGCTCGCCAGCATTCTTGCCCGGCAGGGCTACGAGACGACGGCGATCAGCCCGTTTCACAGCTGGTTTTTCAACAGCAAAAAGGTGTACGAGCATTTCGGGTTTGCGAAATACATTTCGCAGGAGTTTTTCGAACCGGATTTCGAAGGGCCGTTTATGAGCGACCGCGCAGTGGCCAAAAACATCATTGAAGCGACGGAAGCTTCGCCCGGGCCGGATTTCGTATTCGCCAATACGATGCAAAATCATTACAACTATTTGCCCGGCAAATTCAAGGAAAATACGATTTCCGTATCCGGCGTCTCCGGCGAATCGCGAGGGCTGCTGGAAACGTACGCGCAAGGGCTGCTCGGAGCCGACGACATGCTGCGGAGACTGGTCGGGCATTACGGAAAAAAAGCGGAGCCGACGATTCTCGTTTTTTTTGGCGATCATTTGCCGAGCCTGGGGGAAAATTACAAGGTGTATAAGGAAACCGGATTCGTGCAGGAAGACGATCCCGAATTTTACGACAAGCTACACCGCGTCCCGCTTGTCGTTTGGAGCAACTACTTGCCGCAGGATGGCAGGGAAACGATCCGGATGAATACATCGTTCCTGGGGCCGTACATTCTTCAGCTCGCGAAAAGGCCGGGCAATTATTATACGGATTTTTTGACCGAGCTGTGGCGGCGCGCTCCGCTGCTCCCGTCCGAGAGCGGCTATGCCGCGGCCGGCATTAAAGAAATGATGAAAAACTACGAAAAGCTGCAGTACGACACGATGTTCGGCGAGCAATTCGCGTATGGCGAGCGAAAGGATGCTCCGCCTCAAGAGCCAATGGTGCTTGGGTTCGGACCGATGCGGATCGACGGGGTACGAACGGAGAAGATCGGCTACCAGTCTGTGCTCACAGTGACGGGAAGTAATTTTCCATACCGTTCGGTTGTGACGATTGACGGCAAGCAGGCCCAGGCAAAGTGGCGCTCTGCAGGTGAAATCGCGGTCGTTCCCGACGGAAGCCGGCCGCTGGGGGCGCCGATGAACATTCGCGTTTGCGTGAAGGATTCGCGCGACAAAACGATTGCCGAGTCCAATATTTACGTGTCAAGCGAATAA
- a CDS encoding DUF6509 family protein, which produces MLTITGYSVDMIKDPFRILAGKRYEFLLDIEVPEDDELYSDNGLYIRAIYSTEEGRSGIVKYDLHERGTDRYLEFDLEEDEEKELEAFCSEHWQEAEE; this is translated from the coding sequence ATGCTTACGATTACGGGCTACAGCGTGGACATGATCAAAGACCCGTTCCGCATTTTGGCGGGAAAACGGTATGAATTTTTGCTCGATATCGAGGTGCCGGAGGATGACGAGCTTTATTCGGACAACGGCCTGTATATCCGGGCGATTTACAGCACCGAGGAAGGCCGCAGCGGAATCGTCAAATACGACCTTCATGAGCGGGGAACGGACCGCTACCTCGAATTCGATCTGGAAGAGGATGAGGAGAAGGAGCTGGAAGCTTTTTGCAGTGAGCACTGGCAGGAAGCGGAGGAATAA
- a CDS encoding MFS transporter — MTLTHLYSYYIPKWKKYAERRSFRVMIRIAQQQGGRVMNFSWKRNLFVLWVGAFLVSMAYSVSIPFMPLFLHDELGVNSHLEIWTGTIFAVTFLASSMIAPFWGSLADQYGRKMMMLRAGVCLSGAYFLYYLVDNPYEMLAARVLEGLLAGFIPSSIALVATNTPEEHAGYALGIMSTANATASIIGPLVGGAVSHWIGPRNTFLLAGVLVFIAFLIALLWVKEPNFKKSGARRSNVLGDLKEASSNRCLMVILLMVFITSTSTLILEPLLTIYVLQLGSSQESASLYSGIIFSSVGIATLIAAPFWGKIGERIGYGRVLFIGLLAGGIGNLLQFFFHSLIGFGALRFGYGLFFAGVFPALNAAIVKTTDPAFRGRAFSLNQTANQLGIMLGPLLGGLLANQLSIPVVFLITGFLILLTALLSKSPKFAIDPAPRRTASVSPELPS, encoded by the coding sequence CTGACATTAACCCATCTTTATAGTTACTATATCCCGAAATGGAAAAAATACGCCGAACGCCGATCGTTTCGTGTTATGATACGAATAGCGCAACAACAAGGAGGCCGCGTCATGAATTTTTCATGGAAACGTAATCTTTTCGTATTATGGGTCGGAGCTTTTTTGGTCAGCATGGCATATTCGGTATCGATACCTTTTATGCCGCTGTTTTTGCATGATGAGCTCGGTGTGAATTCGCACCTTGAAATATGGACGGGAACGATTTTTGCCGTCACCTTTTTGGCCAGCTCGATGATCGCCCCCTTCTGGGGTTCGCTGGCCGACCAATACGGGCGAAAGATGATGATGCTGCGGGCGGGAGTCTGCCTGTCGGGCGCTTATTTTCTGTATTACCTGGTCGACAACCCGTACGAAATGCTGGCTGCCCGGGTACTGGAGGGGCTGCTGGCCGGCTTCATTCCGTCGTCGATCGCGCTCGTCGCGACCAATACGCCGGAGGAACACGCCGGCTACGCGCTCGGCATCATGTCGACCGCAAACGCGACCGCTTCGATCATCGGGCCGCTGGTCGGCGGAGCGGTCAGCCACTGGATAGGGCCGCGCAATACGTTTCTGCTTGCCGGTGTGCTCGTGTTTATCGCATTTCTGATCGCCCTGCTGTGGGTAAAGGAGCCGAATTTCAAGAAATCGGGAGCCAGGCGCTCCAATGTCCTCGGCGATTTGAAGGAAGCGTCCTCAAACCGCTGCCTGATGGTTATTTTGCTGATGGTGTTTATTACGTCCACTTCCACCTTGATTTTGGAGCCGCTGCTGACGATCTATGTGCTGCAGCTCGGTTCGAGCCAAGAATCCGCTTCTTTGTATTCGGGGATCATTTTTTCTTCCGTGGGCATCGCCACGCTTATCGCTGCACCGTTTTGGGGAAAAATCGGGGAAAGGATCGGCTACGGCAGGGTGCTGTTTATCGGTCTGCTCGCCGGAGGCATCGGCAACCTGCTGCAATTTTTCTTCCACAGCCTGATCGGGTTCGGAGCGCTTCGCTTCGGCTACGGTTTATTTTTTGCCGGGGTGTTTCCGGCGCTTAACGCCGCAATTGTGAAAACTACCGATCCGGCCTTTCGGGGCCGCGCCTTTAGTCTCAATCAGACGGCCAACCAGCTCGGGATCATGCTCGGCCCGCTGCTCGGCGGATTGCTGGCGAATCAGCTCTCGATTCCGGTCGTTTTCCTGATTACCGGCTTCCTCATTTTGCTGACGGCTCTCTTAAGCAAATCGCCGAAATTCGCGATCGATCCTGCTCCGCGCCGGACGGCGTCGGTTTCGCCCGAGCTGCCTTCCTGA